In the genome of Populus nigra chromosome 9, ddPopNigr1.1, whole genome shotgun sequence, one region contains:
- the LOC133703889 gene encoding glucan endo-1,3-beta-glucosidase 12-like yields the protein MTSLSTFTFSFLLLSFSPSFSFFYAFAAGTIGVNYGRVANNLPAPAEVVSLLKSHGINRVKLYDTDSDVLTALAGSSINVVVALPNELLSSVAADQSFADSWVKGNISQHFPQTKIEAIAVGNEVFVDPKNTTPFLVPAMKNVHNSLVKFNLSSIKISSPIALSALQSSYPSSAGSFKTELIGPVIKPMLDFLRQTGSYLMINAYPFFAYAANSDVISLDYALLKENQGVVDSGNGLKYYSLLEAQLDAVHSAMSAIQYNDVKMVVTETGWPSLGDEDEIGAGEANAASYNGNLVKRALTGNGTPLRPQEPLNVYLFALFNENEKPGPTSERNYGLFYPNEKRVYDVPFTLEQLGNGQSMPVNKSTSPAPSVQSGGDVSTTSSVGQTWCVANGKAGAEKLQAGLDYACGEGGADCRPIQAGSTCYNPNTVEAHASYAFNSYYQKKARGAGTCDFGGAAYVVTQQPRFGNCKFPTGY from the exons ATGACATCCCTTAGTACTTTCACCTTCTCCTTTCTGTTACTCTCCTTCTCtccttcattttcctttttctatgcCTTCGCTGCTG GTACGATAGGAGTGAACTATGGCCGAGTAGCCAACAACTTGCCAGCACCAGCAGAAGTGGTGAGCCTTCTGAAATCACATGGAATCAACAGGGTCAAGCTCTACGACACAGACTCAGACGTTTTGACAGCACTCGCCGGCTCGTCCATTAACGTTGTTGTGGCGCTCCCCAACGAGCTCCTCTCCTCTGTTGCAGCAGACCAGTCATTTGCTGACTCCTGGGTCAAGGGCAACATCTCTCAGCATTTCCCCCAAACAAAGATTGAAGCTATTGCTGTTGGCAATGAAGTATTTGTTGACCCAAAAAACACAACACCTTTCCTTGTACCAGCCATGAAGAATGTTCACAATTCTCTTGTCAAGTTCAATCTTTCTTCTATTAAAATCTCATCTCCTATCGCTCTCAGTGCACTTCAAAGCTCCTACCCGTCTTCAGCCGGATCCTTCAAAACCGAATTGATTGGACCCGTTATTAAACCAATGTTGGATTTTCTACGTCAAACCGGGTCATATCTTATGATTAACGCATACCCTTTCTTCGCATACGCTGCAAACTCTGACGTAATCTCATTGGATTATGCTTTGCTTAAAGAGAACCAGGGTGTGGTGGATTCGGGTAACGGGTTAAAATACTATAGCCTCTTGGAGGCCCAGCTCGACGCCGTTCATTCAGCCATGTCAGCTATTCAATACAACGACGTGAAGATGGTGGTGACAGAAACTGGTTGGCCTTCCTTGGGGGACGAGGATGAGATTGGTGCTGGTGAAGCAAATGCGGCTTCGTATAACGGAAATTTAGTGAAGAGAGCTCTGACAGGAAATGGGACCCCCCTGAGACCGCAGGAACCACTTAACGTTTACTTGTTTGCATTGTTTAATGAGAACGAGAAACCGGGTCCCACATCCGAAAGGAACTATGGTTTGTTTTATCCAAATGAGAAGAGAGTGTACGACGTCCCGTTTACGCTCGAGCAGTTAGGGAATGGCCAGTCAATGCCGGTCAACAAGAGCACCAGTCCGGCGCCGTCCGTACAGAGTGGCGGTGATGTATCGACGACATCATCAGTGGGTCAAACTTGGTGCGTGGCCAATGGGAAGGCGGGAGCTGAGAAACTCCAAGCTGGGCTCGATTATGCTTGTGGCGAGGGAGGGGCTGATTGCCGTCCGATTCAGGCCGGTTCCACGTGCTACAATCCAAACACGGTGGAGGCGCACGCATCGTATGCCTTCAACAGTTATTATCAAAAGAAAGCTCGTGGTGCCGGTACTTGTGATTTTGGTGGCGCGGCTTATGTGGTTACGCAACAACCTA GATTTGGAAATTGCAAGTTCCCCACTGGATACTGA
- the LOC133702830 gene encoding protein NOI4-like isoform X2: MIEYRQAHLKPISHCLSLQKAHAVSLSLAVYRFPASPESLSLEFMSDTGRPLPKFGEWDVNDPASAEGFTVIFNKARDEKKTGGQPESPGKVVDSHVKPGLNPAKSQPGRHVSCK, translated from the exons ATGATAGAATACAGACAGGCCCATTTGAAGCCCATTTCACACTGTCTCTCTCTCCAAAAGGCACAcgctgtctctctctctctcgctgtATATCGATTCCCTGCTTCACCTGAAAGTCTCTCTCTAGAATTCATGTCG GACACAGGTCGGCCACTGCCAAAATTTGGTGAATGGGATGTCAATGATCCTGCATCAGCTGAGGGATTcactgtaatttttaacaagGCAAGGGATGAGAAGAAGACAGGTGGCCAACCGGAATCACCAGGAAAGGTTGTTGATTCTCATGTTAAGCCTGGATTAAATCCTGCCAAATCTCAGcct GGAAGGCATGTGTCTTGCAAGTGA
- the LOC133702830 gene encoding protein NOI4-like isoform X1 — MIEYRQAHLKPISHCLSLQKAHAVSLSLAVYRFPASPESLSLEFMSDTGRPLPKFGEWDVNDPASAEGFTVIFNKARDEKKTGGQPESPGKVVDSHVKPGLNPAKSQPKKWFCCIQSPHVES, encoded by the exons ATGATAGAATACAGACAGGCCCATTTGAAGCCCATTTCACACTGTCTCTCTCTCCAAAAGGCACAcgctgtctctctctctctcgctgtATATCGATTCCCTGCTTCACCTGAAAGTCTCTCTCTAGAATTCATGTCG GACACAGGTCGGCCACTGCCAAAATTTGGTGAATGGGATGTCAATGATCCTGCATCAGCTGAGGGATTcactgtaatttttaacaagGCAAGGGATGAGAAGAAGACAGGTGGCCAACCGGAATCACCAGGAAAGGTTGTTGATTCTCATGTTAAGCCTGGATTAAATCCTGCCAAATCTCAGcct aaaaaatgGTTTTGCTGCATCCAAAGTCCGCATGTGGAGTCTTGA